One Pseudomonas entomophila genomic window carries:
- a CDS encoding AsmA family protein translates to MKAFGKILGLGLLGLLLIIVALGFALTHLFDPNDYKDEIRQLARDKAHVELTLNGDIGWSLFPWLGLELHEASIATLNNPKVPFADLQMLGLSVRVLPLLRREVQMSDVRVEGLNLTLTRDANGHGNWEDIGKPLPDATPANAPAATPGEASANPPAKPEASERMVKLDIDSLTVNNARVLYTDEKAGQSYGAESIQLSTGAVHEGINIPLKASAFLSASQPNIKARTELTGELRFDRKLKRYNLEDMRLSGETSGEPLAGKTLTFVAQGQVLVDLAANVASWSGLKVSANQLRALGELNVRDLDKAPQVSGGLSIAQFDLRTFLDGIGHPLPATADPAAFKKLELVTRLDGTRDSLALEDLAVKLDDSTFTGRVAVEDFAKQALRVRLKADKFDADRYLPAKSDEAKGATAARQAEVKQQEASAVAGAGTTPLPNAPTQQAWSNDKLLPVDRLRALDLQADLSFGALVLDKLPISDAQLTATGQGGLVTLQTLRGGLYDGSFEAKGTVDVRPAVPQIGVNTKINRVPVEHFIKREGPDQAPPVKGLLTLNSDLTATGNSQKALVETLNGNASFTINDGVLVNANLEQQLCQAIATLNRKQLSGEARGKDTPFQELRGSLVIRNGVASNPDLKARIPGLTVNGNGDLDLRVLGMDYNVGIVVEGDQRAMPDPACQVNERFAGIEVPLRCRGPLELGAKACRLDQDGLGKVAAKLAGNRLKDKIDEKLEEKLGDKVSPELKDALKGLFKR, encoded by the coding sequence ATGAAAGCGTTCGGCAAAATCCTGGGGCTGGGGCTGCTCGGGTTGTTGCTGATCATCGTGGCGCTGGGCTTCGCCCTGACCCACCTCTTCGATCCCAACGACTACAAAGACGAGATCCGCCAGCTGGCCCGCGACAAGGCCCATGTGGAGCTCACGCTCAACGGCGACATCGGCTGGAGCCTGTTCCCCTGGCTGGGCCTTGAGCTGCACGAGGCGAGCATCGCCACGCTGAACAACCCCAAGGTGCCGTTCGCCGACCTGCAGATGCTCGGCCTGTCGGTACGCGTACTGCCCTTGTTGCGCCGCGAAGTGCAGATGAGCGATGTACGCGTCGAGGGGTTGAACCTGACCCTGACCCGTGACGCCAATGGCCACGGCAACTGGGAAGACATCGGCAAACCACTGCCTGACGCGACGCCCGCCAATGCACCTGCCGCCACCCCGGGCGAGGCATCGGCCAACCCACCTGCCAAGCCCGAAGCCAGCGAGCGCATGGTCAAGCTCGATATCGACAGCCTGACCGTCAACAACGCCCGGGTGCTGTACACCGACGAGAAGGCCGGCCAGAGCTACGGTGCCGAAAGCATCCAGCTGAGCACCGGCGCCGTGCACGAAGGCATCAACATTCCGCTCAAGGCCAGCGCCTTCCTCAGTGCCAGTCAACCGAACATCAAGGCACGCACCGAACTGACCGGCGAACTGCGCTTCGACCGCAAGCTCAAGCGCTACAACCTCGAAGACATGCGCCTGTCCGGCGAAACCTCGGGCGAGCCGCTGGCCGGCAAGACCCTGACCTTCGTCGCCCAGGGCCAGGTGCTGGTGGACCTGGCCGCCAACGTCGCCTCATGGAGCGGCCTGAAAGTCTCGGCCAACCAACTGCGCGCCCTCGGCGAGCTGAACGTGCGTGACCTGGACAAGGCGCCGCAGGTCAGCGGCGGGCTGTCCATCGCCCAATTCGACCTGCGTACCTTCCTCGACGGCATCGGCCACCCACTGCCGGCCACCGCCGACCCGGCCGCGTTCAAGAAGCTGGAGCTGGTGACCCGCCTCGACGGCACCCGCGACAGCCTGGCGCTGGAAGACCTGGCGGTGAAACTGGACGACAGCACCTTCACCGGCCGCGTGGCCGTGGAAGACTTCGCCAAGCAAGCCCTGCGCGTACGCCTGAAGGCCGACAAGTTCGACGCCGACCGCTACTTGCCAGCCAAGAGCGACGAGGCCAAGGGCGCCACCGCGGCGCGCCAGGCCGAAGTGAAACAGCAGGAAGCCAGCGCCGTCGCCGGTGCAGGCACCACCCCGCTGCCCAACGCCCCGACGCAGCAGGCCTGGAGCAACGACAAGCTGCTGCCGGTGGACCGCTTGCGCGCCCTCGACCTGCAGGCCGACCTGTCCTTCGGCGCCCTGGTGCTGGACAAGCTGCCCATCAGCGACGCCCAGCTCACGGCCACCGGCCAAGGCGGCCTGGTCACCCTGCAGACCCTGCGCGGCGGCCTGTACGATGGCAGCTTCGAAGCCAAGGGCACGGTCGACGTGCGCCCCGCCGTGCCGCAGATCGGTGTGAACACCAAGATCAATCGCGTACCGGTGGAGCACTTCATCAAGCGCGAAGGCCCCGACCAGGCGCCGCCCGTCAAAGGCCTGCTGACCCTGAACAGCGACCTGACCGCCACCGGCAACAGCCAGAAGGCGCTGGTCGAAACCCTCAACGGCAACGCCAGCTTCACCATCAACGACGGCGTGCTGGTCAACGCCAACCTGGAACAGCAGCTGTGCCAGGCCATCGCCACCCTCAACCGCAAGCAGCTCAGCGGCGAGGCCCGGGGCAAGGACACGCCGTTCCAGGAACTGCGCGGCAGCCTGGTGATCCGCAACGGCGTGGCCAGCAACCCAGACCTCAAGGCGCGCATCCCGGGCCTGACCGTCAACGGCAATGGCGACCTCGACCTGCGCGTGCTGGGCATGGACTACAACGTCGGCATCGTCGTCGAAGGCGACCAGCGCGCCATGCCCGACCCGGCCTGCCAGGTCAACGAGCGCTTTGCCGGTATCGAAGTGCCGCTGCGCTGCCGTGGCCCGCTGGAACTGGGCGCCAAGGCCTGCCGCCTGGACCAGGACGGCCTGGGCAAGGTTGCCGCGAAGCTGGCCGGCAACCGCCTGAAGGACAAGATCGATGAAAAACTCGAAGAAAAACTCGGAGACAAAGTGAGCCCGGAACTCAAAGATGCGCTCAAGGGGCTGTTCAAGCGATGA
- the mutY gene encoding A/G-specific adenine glycosylase, with amino-acid sequence MTPQQFSSAVLEWYDQHGRHDLPWQQGITPYRVWVSEIMLQQTQVSTVLNYFDRFMQALPTVQALAEAPEDEVLHLWTGLGYYTRARNLQKAAKIVVAQHGGEFPRSVEQLTELPGIGRSTAGAIASISMGIRAPILDGNVKRVLARFTAQAGYPGEPKVANQLWATAERVTPMTRVNHFTQAMMDMGATLCTRSKPSCLICPLQRGCEAHLHGEETRYPEPKPRKALPQRKTLMPLLTNPEGAILLYRRPSTGLWGGLWSLPELDNLAQLDDLAYQHGLRLAGSQALAGLTHTFSHFQLAIEPWLVRVDPVGPHVAEPDWLWYNLATPPRLGLAAPVKKLLQRAADELIAGEKP; translated from the coding sequence ATGACACCCCAGCAGTTCTCCAGCGCCGTGCTGGAGTGGTATGACCAGCACGGCCGCCACGACCTGCCCTGGCAACAGGGCATCACCCCGTACCGGGTGTGGGTCTCTGAAATCATGCTGCAGCAGACGCAAGTCAGCACCGTGCTCAACTACTTCGACCGCTTCATGCAGGCCCTGCCCACCGTGCAGGCCCTGGCCGAGGCGCCGGAGGACGAGGTGCTGCACCTGTGGACGGGCCTGGGCTACTACACCCGCGCCCGCAACCTGCAAAAGGCCGCGAAGATCGTCGTCGCGCAACATGGCGGCGAGTTCCCGCGCAGCGTCGAGCAGCTCACCGAGCTGCCCGGCATCGGCCGCTCCACCGCAGGCGCCATCGCCAGCATCAGCATGGGCATCCGCGCGCCGATCCTCGACGGCAACGTCAAGCGCGTGCTGGCCCGCTTTACCGCGCAGGCCGGCTACCCCGGTGAGCCCAAGGTGGCCAATCAGCTATGGGCCACCGCCGAGCGCGTGACCCCGATGACCCGGGTCAACCACTTCACCCAGGCGATGATGGACATGGGCGCCACGCTGTGCACCCGCAGCAAGCCCAGCTGCCTGATCTGCCCATTGCAGCGCGGCTGCGAAGCGCACCTGCACGGCGAAGAGACCCGCTACCCCGAGCCCAAGCCGCGCAAGGCCCTACCCCAACGCAAGACCCTGATGCCGCTGCTGACCAACCCCGAAGGCGCGATCCTGCTCTACCGCCGGCCCTCCACGGGCCTGTGGGGCGGTTTGTGGAGCCTGCCGGAGCTGGACAACCTCGCGCAGCTCGACGACCTCGCCTACCAGCACGGCCTGCGCCTGGCCGGCAGCCAGGCACTCGCAGGCTTGACCCACACCTTCAGCCATTTCCAGCTGGCCATCGAGCCCTGGCTGGTGCGTGTCGACCCCGTCGGGCCGCACGTGGCCGAGCCCGACTGGCTCTGGTATAACCTCGCCACCCCGCCGCGCCTAGGCCTCGCCGCCCCGGTCAAGAAGCTGCTGCAACGCGCGGCCGACGAACTGATTGCAGGAGAAAAACCATGA
- a CDS encoding oxidative damage protection protein, whose amino-acid sequence MTRTVKCRKYNEELPGLDRPPYPGAKGQDIFEHISQKAWKEWQDHQTMLINEKRLNMMNAEDRKFIQAEMDKFFAGEDYAQAEGYVPPSN is encoded by the coding sequence ATGACCCGCACCGTGAAGTGCCGCAAGTACAACGAAGAACTCCCCGGCCTGGACCGCCCACCGTACCCGGGCGCCAAGGGCCAGGACATCTTCGAGCACATCTCGCAGAAAGCCTGGAAGGAGTGGCAGGACCACCAGACCATGCTGATCAACGAGAAGCGCCTGAACATGATGAATGCCGAGGACCGCAAATTCATCCAGGCCGAGATGGACAAGTTCTTCGCCGGCGAGGACTACGCCCAGGCCGAAGGCTACGTTCCGCCCTCGAATTGA
- the ppk2 gene encoding polyphosphate kinase 2, whose translation MSDESPLLLPSPAEAVAPIAQPAIRARRPRSRKPASKPETITQVSQQPAALEVANARKGSSEDSTSARLPASYPYRTRMRRQDYEKAKHDLQIELLKVQNWVKETGQRIVVLFEGRDAAGKGGTIKRFMEHLNPRGARIVALEKPSEQEKGQWYFQRYVQHLPTAGEMVFFDRSWYNRAGVEKVMDFCSPLQYLEFMRQAPDLERMLCNSGILLFKFWFSVNREEQLRRFISRRDDPLKHWKLSPIDIKSLDKWEDYTAAKEAMFFHTDTADAPWTVIKSDDKKRARINCIRYFLHSLDYPGKDLRVAHAPDPLLVGRASRGFEEDEPAPGPL comes from the coding sequence ATGAGCGACGAATCCCCCTTGCTGCTCCCCTCGCCCGCTGAAGCCGTAGCCCCCATCGCTCAGCCAGCCATCCGTGCCCGCCGCCCCCGCTCCCGCAAACCTGCCAGCAAACCGGAAACCATCACCCAGGTCAGCCAGCAGCCTGCGGCCCTGGAAGTGGCCAACGCCCGCAAAGGCAGCAGCGAGGACAGTACCTCGGCGCGCCTGCCGGCCAGCTACCCGTACCGCACGCGCATGCGCCGCCAGGACTACGAAAAGGCCAAGCACGACCTGCAGATCGAGCTGCTGAAAGTGCAGAACTGGGTGAAGGAAACCGGCCAGCGCATCGTGGTGCTGTTCGAAGGCCGCGACGCCGCTGGCAAGGGCGGCACCATCAAGCGCTTCATGGAACACCTGAACCCGCGCGGCGCGCGCATCGTCGCCCTGGAGAAGCCCTCCGAGCAGGAGAAGGGCCAGTGGTACTTCCAGCGCTATGTCCAGCACCTGCCCACGGCCGGTGAAATGGTGTTCTTCGACCGCTCCTGGTACAACCGCGCCGGGGTCGAGAAGGTCATGGACTTCTGCTCGCCCCTGCAGTACCTGGAGTTCATGCGCCAGGCGCCGGACCTCGAGCGCATGCTGTGCAACAGCGGTATCCTGCTGTTCAAGTTCTGGTTCTCGGTGAACCGCGAGGAGCAGTTGCGCCGCTTCATTTCCCGCCGCGACGACCCGCTCAAGCACTGGAAGCTCTCGCCCATCGACATCAAGTCGCTGGACAAGTGGGAGGACTACACCGCCGCCAAGGAGGCGATGTTCTTCCATACCGACACCGCCGACGCGCCATGGACGGTGATCAAGTCGGATGACAAGAAGCGGGCGCGGATCAACTGCATCCGTTACTTCCTGCATTCGCTGGATTACCCGGGCAAGGACCTGCGCGTGGCACATGCGCCGGACCCGCTACTGGTAGGCCGGGCCTCACGGGGGTTCGAGGAAGACGAACCGGCACCAGGCCCCCTGTAG
- the gabP gene encoding GABA permease — protein MSGNNSNDLAQGLKQRHVTMLSIAGVIGAGLFVGSGHAIAAAGPAVLLAYAAAGTLVVLVMRMLGEMAVASPDTGSFSTYADRAIGRWAGFTIGWLYWWFWVLVIPLEANAAAAILHAWFPAVDLWAFSLIITLALTVTNLFSVKNYGEFEFWFALLKVLAIIGFIIVGCAAMFGMVPSSQVSGISHLFDTQGFMPNGLGAVLAAMLTTMFSFMGTEIVTIAAAESKDPGKQISKATNSVIWRICLFYLVSIFLVVAMVPWNDPTLAEKGSYQTVLSLIGVPNAKLIVDIVVLIAVTSCLNSALYTSSRMLFSLSKRGDAPAVAQRTTKAGTPHWAVLLSTAAAFLTVFANFVAPAEVFEFLLASSGAIALLVYLVIAVSQLRMRAQREAKGEKISFKMWMFPGLTWATIAFIIAVLVVMALREDHRAEIIATAILSIGVVATGLLVHRKRGTAARVALDS, from the coding sequence ATGAGCGGTAACAATTCCAATGACCTCGCTCAGGGGCTCAAGCAACGGCATGTGACCATGCTGTCCATCGCTGGCGTCATCGGCGCCGGCCTGTTCGTCGGTTCCGGCCACGCCATCGCTGCCGCCGGCCCTGCCGTGCTGCTGGCCTATGCCGCCGCGGGTACGTTGGTCGTGCTGGTGATGCGCATGCTCGGTGAAATGGCGGTCGCCTCGCCGGACACCGGCTCCTTCTCCACTTATGCCGACCGCGCCATCGGGCGTTGGGCCGGTTTCACCATCGGTTGGCTGTACTGGTGGTTCTGGGTCCTGGTGATCCCGCTGGAAGCCAACGCCGCTGCGGCCATCCTCCATGCCTGGTTCCCGGCCGTGGACCTTTGGGCCTTCTCCCTGATCATCACCCTGGCGCTGACCGTCACCAACCTGTTCAGCGTGAAGAACTATGGTGAGTTCGAGTTCTGGTTCGCCCTGCTCAAAGTACTGGCGATCATCGGCTTCATCATCGTCGGTTGCGCCGCCATGTTCGGCATGGTGCCAAGCAGCCAGGTGAGCGGTATCAGCCACCTGTTCGACACCCAAGGCTTCATGCCCAACGGCCTGGGCGCCGTGCTGGCCGCCATGCTGACCACCATGTTCTCGTTCATGGGTACCGAGATCGTCACCATCGCCGCCGCCGAATCGAAAGACCCGGGCAAACAGATCAGCAAGGCCACCAACTCGGTAATCTGGCGTATCTGCCTGTTCTACCTGGTGTCGATCTTCCTGGTCGTGGCCATGGTGCCGTGGAACGATCCGACCCTGGCCGAGAAAGGTTCCTACCAGACCGTCCTCAGCCTGATCGGCGTACCGAACGCCAAGCTGATCGTCGACATCGTCGTGCTGATCGCCGTGACCAGCTGCCTGAACTCGGCGCTGTACACCTCCTCGCGCATGCTGTTCTCCCTGAGCAAGCGTGGCGACGCCCCGGCAGTCGCCCAGCGCACCACCAAGGCGGGTACCCCGCACTGGGCCGTGCTGCTGTCTACCGCCGCGGCCTTCCTGACCGTGTTCGCCAACTTCGTGGCCCCGGCCGAGGTGTTCGAGTTCCTGCTGGCCAGCTCCGGCGCCATCGCCCTGCTGGTGTACCTGGTGATCGCCGTGTCGCAACTGCGCATGCGTGCCCAGCGTGAAGCCAAGGGCGAGAAGATCTCGTTCAAGATGTGGATGTTCCCGGGCCTGACCTGGGCGACCATCGCCTTCATCATTGCCGTGCTGGTGGTGATGGCGCTGCGTGAGGATCACCGTGCCGAGATCATCGCCACTGCGATCCTGAGCATCGGTGTGGTTGCGACCGGCCTGCTGGTGCACCGCAAGCGTGGCACCGCCGCGCGGGTTGCGCTGGATAGCTGA